The following are encoded together in the Desulfonauticus submarinus genome:
- a CDS encoding phosphatase PAP2 family protein — MWNLYFYTPTLDLKIFLIINHYLKNPFFDWLMPIISNNLVWGSIILSYLFYLLLTHQKNKIFYILIACLLIGLCDWSANLPKKKLARIRPLNALKGCHFFEDNHWQTRSANFIPTKKRGTSFPSAHAANSWLAYLLLSFRFKKLKKILWPIPLAVGYSRIYLGKHYPLDILGGYIWGTLFFVLFLVLYHFGEQKYGQTNWFKRIFKS; from the coding sequence ATGTGGAATCTCTATTTCTATACTCCAACATTAGATTTAAAAATATTTTTGATTATAAACCATTACCTAAAAAATCCTTTTTTTGATTGGTTAATGCCTATTATTTCTAATAATTTGGTTTGGGGGAGTATTATTCTTAGCTACCTCTTTTATCTTCTCCTAACGCACCAAAAAAATAAAATATTTTATATTTTAATAGCATGCCTATTAATAGGATTATGTGATTGGAGCGCCAATCTACCTAAAAAAAAACTTGCACGAATTAGACCCTTAAATGCTTTAAAGGGATGCCACTTTTTTGAAGATAATCATTGGCAAACAAGAAGCGCAAATTTTATTCCTACAAAAAAAAGGGGAACCTCTTTTCCATCTGCTCATGCTGCTAACTCGTGGTTGGCCTATCTTCTTTTGAGTTTTAGATTTAAAAAATTAAAAAAAATACTGTGGCCAATACCATTAGCAGTTGGTTATTCTAGAATCTATCTAGGCAAACACTATCCTCTTGATATTTTGGGTGGATATATTTGGGGGACACTTTTCTTTGTCTTATTTTTAGTTTTATATCATTTTGGAGAACAAAAGTATGGACAAACTAATTGGTTTAAACGAATTTTTAAATCTTAA
- a CDS encoding glycosyltransferase family 39 protein — protein sequence MQDYKFIFSPKKINFDLLAVGIILFSFLLRLGIILSGQINLYYDEAQYWDWSRSLDWSYYSKGPLIAYFIWFWTKIFGPTELGIRFGACLNLTILQSLIYFGLKKICSQKTHSTSYLPLIALIIATTTPLFLVTGILMTTDNLLVLCYSFALFFLYFYLQTPKNKYLIGILISLILGTLAKYTMLIFIPLSLFVCFKYQKKQTLKLTLTLLLGGTIGLLPILIWNIKYNFVGIKHVLYRGSLAGNKAKEFFRPWHFPEFLASQIGVLTPWYFFLLFKAWFNNNTQIFLKPQEYTFCKTFFWPIWLAFTALSFHTKVEANWPALSYVPALIILAISFLQLKLKWQKIVFTCGAITFILFHSIVFIPMPGKLDVLQRMRGYEQIGHYIKQLKQTQFKNPNKVFIISDSYGITSELSFYVPGQQRAFCVNFGRKQNQYDIWLSPKNKIGWDAIFVTKGIEKNIPPLLKKMFKRVLRPIIFHSTHKNKPGQVVSIIICYEYNGFWPLPKNKTY from the coding sequence ATGCAAGATTATAAATTTATTTTTTCCCCAAAAAAAATTAATTTTGACCTTCTAGCCGTTGGTATTATCCTATTTTCTTTTCTTCTTCGATTAGGAATTATCTTAAGCGGACAAATAAATCTCTACTATGATGAAGCACAATACTGGGATTGGTCTAGAAGTTTAGATTGGTCTTATTATTCTAAAGGTCCACTTATTGCCTATTTTATCTGGTTTTGGACAAAAATTTTTGGTCCTACAGAATTAGGAATTAGATTTGGAGCTTGTCTTAATTTAACAATTTTGCAGTCTCTTATCTATTTTGGCCTAAAAAAAATCTGCTCTCAAAAAACACATTCCACCTCATATCTCCCCCTAATTGCTTTAATTATTGCCACCACCACTCCTTTATTCTTAGTCACTGGCATTCTTATGACTACAGATAATCTTTTGGTACTCTGTTATTCTTTTGCCCTATTTTTTCTTTATTTTTATCTTCAAACACCTAAAAATAAATATTTAATAGGTATTCTAATCAGCCTTATCTTAGGGACTTTGGCTAAATATACTATGCTCATTTTCATACCTCTTTCTCTATTTGTCTGCTTTAAATATCAAAAAAAACAAACTCTTAAACTTACCTTAACATTGCTCTTGGGCGGAACAATAGGACTTTTGCCTATTTTAATTTGGAATATTAAATATAACTTTGTTGGTATAAAACATGTTCTCTACAGAGGAAGCCTTGCTGGAAATAAGGCCAAAGAATTTTTCAGACCCTGGCATTTTCCAGAATTTTTAGCTTCTCAAATAGGAGTTCTAACTCCTTGGTACTTCTTTCTTCTATTTAAGGCTTGGTTTAATAACAACACTCAAATATTCCTAAAACCCCAAGAATATACTTTCTGTAAAACTTTTTTTTGGCCAATTTGGTTAGCATTTACTGCCTTAAGCTTTCATACCAAAGTAGAGGCTAATTGGCCTGCTCTAAGTTATGTTCCTGCCTTAATAATTTTAGCAATTAGCTTTCTTCAACTAAAGTTAAAATGGCAAAAAATTGTTTTTACCTGTGGAGCAATCACTTTTATTTTATTCCATAGTATTGTTTTTATACCTATGCCAGGTAAATTAGATGTCTTACAGCGAATGAGAGGATATGAACAAATAGGTCATTATATAAAACAATTAAAACAAACTCAGTTCAAAAATCCTAACAAAGTATTTATTATAAGTGATTCTTATGGTATCACCTCGGAGCTTTCATTTTACGTGCCTGGACAGCAAAGGGCATTCTGCGTTAATTTTGGACGCAAACAAAATCAATATGACATTTGGCTCTCACCAAAAAATAAAATTGGCTGGGATGCTATTTTTGTTACAAAAGGAATAGAAAAAAATATACCTCCCCTTTTAAAAAAAATGTTTAAACGTGTACTACGTCCAATTATTTTTCATTCAACACATAAAAACAAACCAGGGCAAGTAGTCAGTATCATTATTTGTTATGAATACAATGGTTTTTGGCCTTTACCTAAAAATAAAACCTATTAA
- the rfaE2 gene encoding D-glycero-beta-D-manno-heptose 1-phosphate adenylyltransferase — translation MDKLIGLNEFLNLKKKFKHKTIVFTNGCFDILHPGHVDYLTKAKQLGDILVIGLNSDSSIRRIKGPKRPINSEKDRARVLSALSCVDFIIIFQEDTPHKLISKIQPDILVKGGDWPVEKIVGRDVVLKKGGKVLNIKLLEGYSTTKIIEKIIHNYIKNK, via the coding sequence ATGGACAAACTAATTGGTTTAAACGAATTTTTAAATCTTAAAAAAAAATTCAAACATAAAACCATTGTATTTACTAATGGCTGCTTTGACATCTTACATCCTGGCCATGTAGACTATCTTACCAAAGCCAAACAGCTTGGTGATATTCTAGTAATAGGACTAAACTCTGACTCCTCTATAAGACGTATTAAAGGACCTAAAAGACCTATTAACTCAGAAAAAGACCGAGCACGGGTATTGTCTGCTCTTTCTTGTGTAGACTTTATCATTATTTTTCAGGAAGATACTCCACACAAACTTATTTCTAAGATACAACCAGATATATTAGTAAAAGGAGGAGACTGGCCTGTTGAAAAAATTGTTGGCAGAGATGTAGTATTAAAGAAAGGCGGGAAAGTCTTGAATATAAAATTATTAGAAGGATATTCAACAACTAAAATAATAGAAAAAATTATTCATAATTATATAAAAAATAAATGA
- a CDS encoding amidohydrolase family protein, giving the protein MLDVHTHLFHPKIAQKVCLALKEHYNISPQGTGLKEDLYQHLKKGKFNKAVVLCAATNPNQVIPANNWAISLKNYKTLIPFGTIHPEYKDWQKELARLAKHQIKGLKIHPDFQGFDLASKKLFPIWEEIGSKFWILIHIGDQLPPEKNFSSPQKLVQVLKNFPRLKIIVAHLGGYLHWEYALHYIIGKDIFLDTSSTLPFIPKNILKKILNKHDKEKILFGSDYPLFLPEQEKYRILNNLNDNFWAQLEENSTNFLQIL; this is encoded by the coding sequence ATGCTAGATGTTCATACTCATCTATTTCATCCTAAAATAGCTCAAAAAGTATGTTTGGCCTTAAAAGAACATTATAATATAAGTCCCCAAGGAACAGGTTTAAAAGAAGATCTATACCAACACTTAAAAAAGGGGAAATTCAATAAGGCAGTAGTATTGTGCGCAGCCACAAATCCTAATCAGGTTATTCCTGCTAATAATTGGGCTATCTCTTTAAAAAATTATAAAACATTGATTCCATTTGGTACAATTCATCCAGAATATAAAGATTGGCAAAAAGAATTAGCCAGACTGGCTAAACACCAAATAAAAGGATTAAAAATCCATCCAGATTTTCAAGGCTTTGATCTGGCAAGCAAAAAATTATTTCCCATTTGGGAAGAAATAGGTTCAAAATTTTGGATCCTAATCCATATAGGAGATCAATTGCCGCCAGAAAAAAACTTTTCTTCACCTCAAAAACTTGTTCAGGTTTTAAAAAACTTTCCCAGGCTAAAGATTATTGTAGCTCATTTAGGAGGTTATCTACATTGGGAATACGCCCTCCATTATATTATAGGCAAAGATATATTTCTGGATACTTCTAGCACTTTGCCTTTTATTCCTAAAAATATATTAAAAAAAATACTAAACAAGCATGATAAAGAAAAAATTTTATTTGGTTCAGATTATCCTCTATTTTTGCCAGAACAAGAAAAATATCGTATTTTAAATAACCTAAATGATAATTTTTGGGCTCAACTAGAAGAAAATAGCACAAATTTTCTGCAAATCCTTTAA